One Monomorium pharaonis isolate MP-MQ-018 chromosome 4, ASM1337386v2, whole genome shotgun sequence DNA segment encodes these proteins:
- the LOC105841022 gene encoding zinc finger BED domain-containing protein RICESLEEPER 3-like yields MVNRSDSNALSESYPTPRKQRRLNDCSVSCSAQKQETITEAVTTLIATNQLPISVVSSAGFKNFMSIVEPGYRVSCEKTIVKRLEVLYDKVKAKVTEDLQEAKSVSLTVDEWSSRARESFLSVEAQYIDKNLHPKHVTLNNDSLDGRPNAANIASEIKNVIQKWNLSSKVKAIVHDSAFVMNAACNILEEADNSIKCSAHILQLAVKDALTAVSEFEQVTTKGRSTVSHFQKSNVASKALSERQKQQNLKQKCLKQSVETRWDSEFFML; encoded by the exons ATGGTAAATAGATCTGATTCTAATGCTTTATCGGAGTCTTATCCCACGCCTCGCAAACAAAGAAGATTAAATGACTGTTCTGTCAGTTGCTCAGCACAAAAACAAGAAACGATCACAGAAGCTGTTACTACGTTAATCGCTACTAATCAGTTACCAATTTCTGTAGTGAGCTCTGCaggatttaaaaattttatgagcaTTGTAGAACCTGGATATAGAGTTTCTTgtgaaaaaacaattgtcaagCGTTTAGAAGTATTGTATGACAAAGTTAAAGCAAAAGTGACAGAAGATCTTCAAGAAGCTAAAAGCGTATCACTCACAGTTGATGAGTGGTCATCAAGGGCGCGAGAATCTTTTCTTTCTGTTGAAGCGCAATAcatcgataaaaatttacatccaAAACATGTTACTTTGAATAATGATTCACTTGATGGAAGACCTAATGCAGCTAACATTgcatctgaaataaaaaacgttataCAAAAATGGAATTTAAGTTCAAAAGTAAAAGCTATAGTACACGATAGTGCATTCGTCATGAATGCAGCTTGCAATATTCTGGAGGAGGCTGATAATAGCATAAAATGTAGCGCTCATATTTTACAGCTTGCAGTGAAGGATGCATTGACAGCGGTTTCAGAATTTGAACAAGTAACCACAAAAGGGCGATCAACTGTAAGTCATTTCCAAAAATCTAATGTCGCTAGCAAAGCTCTTTCTGAACGTCAGAAGcagcaaaatttaaaacaaaagtgtTTAAAGCAGAGTGTTGAGACTCGATGGGACTCCGAATTCTTCATGt TGTGA